The genomic DNA TGGGTTTGTCATATTGGCCTTGAGTTCAACCAGCACCGTCGTGCCGGCACATACGATCGCCTGGCTCTACGACAGCGCGGCCAATCAAACGATCGTGTACGTCAATCCGACGGATCAGACCCTGCATGTCGGCGATTCCGGTCTGCTCGAAATTCATTTGCAGGGGGTTGCAACCATCGACGCGTCGGACTTCATCACGGCGCCGGCGGCGGCACCGGTGATGGCGGTAGCCGGCGATCTGCTCGACCTCACCGCAACCGCGCAAAATGACGCGACCGCCGTGATGACGACCACTTCCGAAGTCTCGTCCGATGTCGGCGGCGGCGACGGCACGCTTCTCGCTGCGGGGAGTTCGGCAATCCAACCAACCGAGCCGGCCTCAAGCCTCGATTCGAGCTGGGACCAGATCGCAGCGAGCGGATATTCCAGCTTGCCCGGTTCAGACGAGGTGCAAACGCTCGTGATCGAAACGCCCCGCAGCGACGCCGCACCTGCCCCAGCCGGTGCGCTGGCGGTGATCATGCAGCACATGGTCACACCCACGGAGACCAGCTTTGTCTTCGACAACCTGACCGGTTTCGACGCCGCCTCAATGGCTGGCAAAAGCGGCACGATTGCCGCGAGTGGCCAGGTGCCCGACATTCCGATCGCCATGCTGAATTTTGCCCATGACGCTGCCGAACACCACGCTGGAGGCAGGTTTGCGCCGGGGAGCGATGCTGACGACGGCACCTTGCCACCGGGACGCGCCGCCAAGGCGGCTCATGCCCATGATCAAACCGGCGATGAAACGGCAGACACGACGCTCAACCCAAGCCTCCTGAAGTCAGCGACCGGCGGCGTCAACCATTTGCCGACCGGCGAGGCGGAGCAGCACAACCTGTCCCAGGGAGCGTCTGGATCCCACCCCGCCGGTCCGCAGCAACTCGGCGGCTCGTTCGAGTTTAGAGGTGACGCTTCGCCTGGCTCACTGCACAGCGCAGTGTTGGATCGTCTCTCGGACATCGTCGGTCAGCACGAGCAGGATAAGGGATTCCATGCGTCCGAGCTGGCGTCCATGCCTGAAACATCCGGTGTTGAGTCGCCTCACGGCGCAGGAACAATTCACGGCCATGTGTTGCACGATCTGATCGTATGACGCTCAGGTCGATTGCGTCTTCAGTGTTGCTTGTCGGCGCCTTCTGGCGCCGAGGAGTTCTGTACGCCGAGGGGAGATCCATCATCGTTACCGTCGTCAACTTCTGGCGGCGCTACATGCTGATGGCTAAGGGCGGACGTCCACGCTGATGTCATCGCCGCTATGAGCAGCCGGTTGACGGCCTCAATGACGCGCTCCGCTGCGGACGAGTAGTTCATGGCCTCCTCCTGCGCTGCCGATTGCGAACGGCCGAAGCGTAGGACCGCGGCTTGAGCGCAACTGTACGCCACTTCACACCTGCGCGCGTCAACTCATCGCAGTCCCAGAGGGTGCCGCCTGGTTCGACTGCATCCGCCGCGGGAGTTCGATCGAGTTGCTGGGCGCGCGCTCTCACAACCTTCGGCACGTTGCGGTTCGCGCGCGACTCTGAATCAGATGTGACCTCGGCGATGCGAATCGCATTGGTTAGCTTTTGGGGGGTAATCAATGAACGGAGAAGCCGGTTGCATTGTGTGTAGCAGGGCAAGAGCGGTCGTAGCGATCGTTCCGATCGCCAGCGGATACGCCCTGAAAACATTTGAGTGCTCCTGTTGCCATAGCACCCTGCAGCTCGTGACTCGCGTCACAGAGGCGCAGCTGATCAAGCAGCAGCTAGATACTCTTCCTCGGGTGGAGAAGCAGTTGCGCCCGCCTGTTCGCAGGGTGCAACAGGTCTTCGCGATTTAGGCACGCAAGGCTCTTGTTGGGCTCCAGTCGAACGACCACGCTGCAACGCGTCCGGTCGCGCTAGCTCTGTTCGCCTTGTGCCCTCAATTCGGCTTTTGCGTCGGCTTGCCCTCGATCTTGGGCAGCTCGGCGGCCGAGGCGGACTGATCGCCGCCGCCATTGGCGCGGCGGGCCATCTCGACCGTCAGCTTCTCCGCCGCTTCCGGCGACATCAGTCCCATGATGTCCGACATCTTCCGCGGCGCGATCGCCGAGGCGATCTCGATCAGCACGCCCATCTCGAGGCGGTCGAACACCCGCGCGGCGTCCTTGGGCTTCATGCCCTCGTACATGGTGACGAGGCCCTTCATGCGCTGGGCTTCGGCGGCCTTCTGCTCGGCCTGCGTCGCGGAGATGCGGGTTTCCACCGCCTTCATCTCCTCGACCTTGCCTTCGATGCGCTTCTCGGCCGATTTGAGCAGGCTTTCGCGGATGTCGATCTCGCGCTGACGGGCCTCGATCTCCTGGCGGCGCGCCTGCAACCGCTCGAGGATCGCGCGCTCGGAGGCCGAGACCTGCGGCTGGCCCTCCTCGACCTTGACCACGGTGCCTTCCGGCTTGGTCTCGGGCGCGGCGGGCTTCGGTGCCTCCTTCGGCGCGCCATGGGTCGAGCCGGTGATGATCTCGGGTTCCTCGCGGCCGGTCGGGAAGTTCAGGTTCTCCTGCGCCCAGGACTTCTTGGTCTGGTTCGGCTTGTAGTCGAAGACATAGCCGCCATTGATCACGAGGCCCGCGACCTTCAGCGTGGCGAGGCCAGCGACGGCAACCAGGACGACCGGAATGACGCGGATGTTACGAAAGGATTTCATATCCTGGCTTCATGCGGCAAGGATTTCATGCGGCAAGCCCGTTGGATCGCCGGCGCTCGGAGAAGGCTTCGGCGGCCGCCGCCACCGCCTTCGCCGTCGATGGCTTGGCTGCGGGCGCGACGACCGTTTCGGGGCCGGCGACGGGGCGCGCGGCGATCGCGATCTTGGACAGCCGCCGCACCACGTTGTCGGCTTCGCCGAGCTGCTTGTGGAGCTGGTCCGACATCTGCGTCGCCGCGGCGAGCTGGCTGCCGAGGTTCTCGTTGACGTCGCGCACGGCGAGCTTCAGCCCGCCGATCGCGCGCTCGGCGATCTCTGTCGCCGTGATCAACTCGCCGATCACCGCCTTCAGCGAATGCTCGTCCGCCTTCAGCCGCGTCAGCCGCTTGTTGAGCATGACGCAATAGACGATCGTCAGCATCAGCAGGATAGCCACCAGCGTCTCGATCGCCATTCCCAGGGAGTGGTTCATGGGGCCTCCATCATCTTGTTCTGCTCGTCCACCTTCTCGAACATCGCAAGTGTCGTACTTGGCTTGCGCAAGGGTTTCGTCACGCGGATCGCGACGCGGTCGCCGACCCGGCCCATCCGCCCCTCGGTCAGCGTGACGTCGCCGCAGCGCACGGTGACGTTGGCATCCGCACGCATGTCCAGCGGCAGCGTGTCGCCGACCTTGAGCCGCATCAGCTGCTTGAGCGGGATGTCGGCCTCGTAGAGCACGGCATCGACGGCGATCTCGGCCTGCACGATCTCGGTGGCGAAATGGCCTTCCCAGACCGGGTCGCGGCCGAATTTTTCGCCCATGAACATCTGGAGCAGGACGCCCCGGATCGGCTCGATGGTCGCGTAAGGCAGCAGCAGTTCGATGTTGCCGCCGCGGTCTTCCATGTCGATGCGCAGGCGCACCAGGATCGCGGCATTGGCGGGACGGCTGATCGCGGCGAAACGCGGGTTGGTCTCGAGCCGGTCGATCGTGAAGGTCACCGGCGACAGCGGCCGGAACGCCTGCTCGGCGTCGGCCAGCACCACCTCGACCAGCCGCTTGACCAGCTCGGTCTCGATCGTGGTGTAGGGCCGGCCCTCGATGCGGAGCTGGCTGGTGCCGCGGCGGCCGCCGAGCAGCACGTCGATCATCGAATAGATCAGGTTGGAATCGACCGTCGCCATGCCGAAGTTTTCCCACTCCTCGGCCTTGAAGACGGTGAGGACGGCGGGCAGCGGGATCGAATTCATGTAGTCGCCGAAGCGCACCGAGGTGATGCGGTCGAGCGAGACTTCGACGTTGTCGGAGGTGAAATTGCGCAAGGACGTCGTCATCAACCGCACCAGGCGGTCGAAGACGATTTCGAGCATCGGCAGACGCTCGTAGGAGACCATCGCCGAATCGATGATGGCGCGAATGCCGGAATGGTCGTCGAGCGTGACGTCGCCGACGGTGAAGCCGAGGAGATTGTCGATCTCCTCCTGCGACAGCACCCGCTCGCCGGAGTTCTTGCCGCTGCCGAGGTCGCGGCTGCCGTCCTCGACCATGGCCGCCCATTGCAGGGCCATGGTCTCCGACAATTCATTTTCGGCGGCAGCCTTTGCGGCCTCCGCGGGATCCTCGGAATCGAGCGACGCCTCCCATTGGGCGGCAATCGCATCCTGGTCCATTTGCTCGTTGCCGGCCATGACGCTAGCCCATTGCCTCCCGCAGCGCCATCACTGGACCACGACTTCCTTGAACAGCACCGCGCTGACCTGAATCGGGGCGACCGCCGCGTTGACGCGCTTGGTCAGCTCCTCCTTGAGGCGGAAGATGCCGGCGGAACCGTTGAGGTCGGAGGGGCGCAGCTCGCGCACATAGGTCTGGAAGATGTCGGTGACGCGCGGCATCGTCGGCTTGATCGCCTCGATTTGCTTCTCTTCCTTCAGCTCCAGCACGATCTTCAGCCGCAGATATTGCACGCGCTCGCCCGGCGCACCGGCGAGGTTGACCATCATGTCGGGGACGTCGACGAAGGCCGGCGGCTTCGGCGGCGGCGCGGCCTCGGCATGATGCTCGTCGTCGCCGTGGCGGAAGAAGAAGAACCAGGTCGCAGCACCGCCGCCGAGGATTGCGAGCAGGCCGACGGCCATGATGATGAGCTTCAGCTTGTTCTTGGGCGGAGCGGCTTCCGCGCCTTCGGCGGCTGCGCCGCCTTCTGCTTCATTCTCTGCCATGGTCGCCGCGCCCGGATCTCTGAAAGGGGTCGAAAGAGCGAAGCCTCAAGACAGTGACGCGATACAAATGCCCCGGCGCAATGCGCTCCTCTTCATGGCAAACGCTACGGTAATAATGGTTAACGGAATCTTTCAATTGGGCTTCCGCTAGGAAAAATCTGCCGGGCAGACATGGCTAACAGAACCTTTCTGCCGCCCTCCCGGACCCCTCGAAAATCGCCAAACAATTGAAATAACACAATTTTCCGAGTTGGCACGGCTTTCGCTGAGAGAGGGCCGAGACCCCAAGGTTTGGGAGAACCTGAAGGTCTCGTTCACGGGGGCGGCCAAGGCGCTTGGGAGAGCGAAATGGCAGGCCTCACTCAGGGGAGATTTCCGATGCAGAACGCGCTTCTGATCGGCCTGTCACGGCAGATGACGTTGGAACGGCAGATGGATGTCATCGCCAACAACGTCGCCAATGCCAACACCAACGGCTTCAAGGCCGATCATTCGCAGTTCGAGGAGTTTCTCAACTCGAACGCACGCGAGGACAATTTCATCGGCGCCGACCGCCGGGTCTCCTATGTGCAGGACCGCGGCACCTTCCGCGACGTCGGCCCGGGGCCGATGGAGATGACCAAGAACCCGCTCGACATGGCGATCAGCGGCGACGCCTATTTCGCCGTGCAGGTCAATGGCGGCGAGCGCTACACCCGCGACGGCAAGTTCTCGCTCAACTCGACCGGCCAGCTCGTGACCTCCGACGGCAACCTCGTGCTCGGCACCGGTGGCCCGATCACCTTCCAGCCGACCGACCACGACATCAACATCGCCCCCGACGGCACCATCACGGTGCTCGAGGGCACGGCGAAGACCGACTCGATCCGCGGCAAGATCAAGATGGTGTCGTTCGACAATCCGGCCAAGCTGACCAAGCTCGGCGCCAATCTCTATGACACCGGCTCCGCGACCGTGCAGCCCGCCACCAAGTCCACCGTGGAGCAGGGTTACATCGAGAAGTCGAACGTGAATTCGGTCGGCGAGATGACCCGCATGGTCGAAGTCATGCGCAGCTACACCGCCATCGCCAATCTGCTGCAGCAGCAGAGCGACCTCCACAAATCGGCGATCGAAAAGCTCGCCGACGTTCCGGCCTGATTGAGGGAGAACTGAGATGCAGGCACTTCACACCGCAGCGACCGGAATGGCGGCACAGGAACTCAACGTTCAGGTGATCTCCAACAACATCGCCAACCTGCGCACCACCGGCTTCAAGAAGCAGACCGCGGCATTCCAGGATCTGATCTACGAGCACGTGCGCCGCGTCGGCGCGCAGGCCTCGGACCAGGGCACCATCCTGCCCGTCGGCGTCGACATCGGCGGCGGCGTCAAGACCGTCGGCACGCCGCGCAGCATGACGCAGGGCACGCTGTCGCAGACCGGCAACGATCTCGACCTTGCGATCTCGGGCGAAGGCTTTTTCAAGATCCTGATGCCCGACGGCAGCTACCAGTACACCCGCGACGGCACCTTCCAGATGGACAATCAGGGCCGCGTCGTCACTGCGCAGGGCAACCCGGTGCAGCCGACGATCACGATCCCGCAAAACGCCTCGGGCCTCACGGTCAACGTGCAGGGCCAGGTTTCGGTGACGCTGCCGGGCTCGTCGACCTCCACCATCCAGGGCCAGCTCGGCCTGACCCGCTTCATCAACAAGGCGGGCCTGCAGCCGGTCGGCAACAATCAGTTCGTCGAGACGCCCTCCTCCGGCCCGCCCCAGGACGGCACGGCGAGCGCGGAAGGCTACGGGAACATCACGCAAGGCAGCCTCGAGCAGGCCAATGTCGACGTCGTGTCGGAGATGAGCGACCTGATCGCCGCCCAGCGCGCCTACGAGATGAACGCCAAGGTGATCAGCGCCGCCGACCAGATGATGCAATCGACCACGGCGCTGTTCCGCTGAGGCCAAGTCTGAAGCAATGACACTGAAGCAATGACGATGATCCGCGCCACACTCGCCACGATCTCCACCCTGCTCGCGCTGGCCTTGCCGGCAGCCGCCGCGGACGATTTCATCGCCTCGCCGACACTGCGCGCAAGCGTCACCGTGACCTCGGACGTGGTGCGGGTCGGCGATCTCATCGACAATGCCGGATCGGCCGCGCTGATCCCGGTCTACCGCTCGCCCGATCTCGGCACCACCGGCGCGCTGCCGGTCGCGCACGTCCTGAGCGTGCTCCGTGCCAAGCAGGTGATCGGCGTGATGACCGGCGACATCAAGGAGGTCCAGGTCACCCGCCTCGCCCGCACGCTCGCGAGCAAGGATATCGAGAACGCGGTCGCTTCGGCACTCGAGCGCCGCTTCGGCCTCGGGGACGCCGCCAACATCACCGTCACGTTCGACCGCGGCGGTGCCGAAATGCGGCTGGATGCCTCCAACAGCGGCGCGCTGCAGCCGGTCGCGACCCGCTACGACGCGCGCAGCGGCCGCTTCGACATCGCCTTCGAGATCGCCAACGACAACAATCCGAGCCCGACCAAGCTGCGCTTCTCGGGCACCGCGATCGAAACGGTGGAAGTGGCCGTGCTGACGCGCGACATCGACCGTACCGACACGCTGAAGGCCTCCGACGTCGCGCTGGAGCGCCGGCCGAAGGCCGAGGTCACCGGCGAGCCGGCCTCGCGCGATCGCAGCGTCGGCATGCAGCTGCGCCGGGCGATGCGGGCGGGCACGCCGCTTCGTGCCGCCGACGTCGTCAAGCCCGATTTCGTTGTGCGCGACCAGGCCGTGACCGTCATCTTCCAGGCGCCGGGCCTCTACCTCACCACACGCGGCAAGGCGATCGAGAGCGGCGCCGAGGGCGACACCGTCAGCGTCCTCAATCTGCAATCCAAGCGCACCCTGACCGGGGTCGTCACCGGCCGTGGCCAGGTGACGATCCAGGGCGCGAGCCAGTCCGCGCCGATGGCGCCCGCGGTCGAGCAGACCTCCTCGCTCAAGCGCGATGAAGCGCCGGCCCCCGTCGACACCGCAGCACTCCTGCGGAACCTGGTGCAGGCCCCCGCCTCGCCCGCCCAGATCGCAGAAGCCCAGATCCCGCAAGCTCGCGTCTCGCAAGCTCAAGCAAAGTAAGAGTTCGTCATGTCCTCGTTCAGTTCGGCTTACCGTCTTCGTCGCATCGCGATCTGTGCCCTGCTGCTGACCTCCTGCGCGCTGGGCGGCTGCTCCTCGATCGACCGCCTGTCGCAGATCGGCGAGCAGCCGAAGCTGTCGGCGATTGACAATCCGACGACGCAGCCCGGCTACAAGCCGGTGCAGATGCCGATGCCGAAGCCGGAAGTCGCCTCCTACAATCCGAACTCGCTGTGGCGCAACGGCAGCCGCGCCTTCTTCAAGGACCAGCGCGCCCGCCAGGTCGGCGACCTCCTGACCGTGACGGTCAACATCACGGACAAGGCCAACATCGCCAACGAGACCCAGCGCAGCCGCACCAATTCGGAAGATTCCGGCATCACCGACTTCATCGGCGCCAAGACGCTCGGCGCGCAGGCGCAAAAAGTGCTGCCCGGTCGCATCCTCACGGCGGACTCCTCCGCCTCCAGCGACGGCAAGGGCTCGGTCAACCGTACGGAAGCCTTGCAGACCAACGTCGCCGCGGTCGTCACCCAAGTGCTGCCGAACGGCAATCTCGTGGTCGAGGGCAAGCAGGAGATCCGCGTCAACTACGAGATCCGCGAGCTCGTGGTCGCCGGCATCGTCCGCCCCGAGGACATCCAGAGCGACAACACCATCGATTCCACCAAGATCGCGCAGGCCCGCATCGCCTATGGCGGCCGCGGCCAGATCATGGACGTGCAGCAGCCGCGCTACGGCCAGCAAGTCATGGACGTGCTGCTGCCCTTCTAAATTCTCCCGAGCTCCCACATCGTGTTCGCGAACCTAGGCGCGAACGACGATGTACAACGCGGCCCTCGCTAGCTCCCCTGGCGAGGGCCGCATGTATTTTGAGCAGTGGTCATCGCGCGGTCGCAGGTCCGGCCCGTATATCGACGCGGCTGCGCCGACTCCGCAATGACGCCGAAGCGACTTCTGCCCCTCAGGTAAACTCCGCCTCCACCACGCCGAGCCCGTCCAGCTCCATCCGCACCTTGTCGCCGGCCTTCAGCCACAGCGTCTTGACCAGGCTGCCGGTGAGCACGAGCTGCCCCGCGTGCAGTCCCTTGCCCTCGGCGGCGAGATGGTTGGCGAGCCAGGCGAGCGCGTTGTGGGGATGGCCGAGCACGTCGGCGCCGGTGCCCTGGCTGACCTCCTCGCCGTTGACGATGGCGCGGCCCTTGACCGCCTTCAGGTCCGGCACGGACGAGCGCGGAACCGACGGGCCCAGCACGCAGCCGGCGGCGAAGAAATCGTCGGCGATCAGGGTCGGGGCGCCCATGGTCTCCCACTTCACATAGCGGTCGTCGACGATCTCGATGGCGGGCTGATAGCTTTCAACGGCCTCGCCGACCCATTCGGCCGTGAACGGCGCCTCGCCGGCGGCAAGGTCGCGCTTCAGCCGGACCGCGATCTCGCATTCAACGCCGACCCGGACATAGTTCGAGGCGGCGAGCTTGGCCCCGCTGTCATGCACGCCCTTCTGGAACACGCCGCCGCCACAGGGGTGGGGGATGCCGATATAGTCCTGCATCACCTGGCTGGTGCAGCCGATCTTGTAGCCGACCAGCGGCCCGGCATGCGCCAGCAGCAGATCATGCAGCGCACGCTGGACCTGATAGCCTTCGGCTTCATCCCTCGGCGGACGTTCCAGCGCCGCAAGCGGCGCATGGTTGCGGCGCGCCAGCGCGATTGCCTTCGCGGCTGCGAGAATCTTGTCCATCGGCGCCGCCTCCCACGCTACGCAATTGTGGGCGACACTTCAGCATTCCAACCCGGGCCTGACAAGCGCCGCTCGGCGCTCGGCCGGGTCGATTACGGGGGGAGCCCGCCGCTTAAGAAAAAATTGAGTTGGTCCGGTCTTTATGGAGCCACGCGGCAGGTCTACGCGCCCGCGCGGTACGAGATCCCTGATTGCAGCGATGCGTGAAGCCGCTGCGCCGCCGTCTCAAGATGCCGGTCGATCTCCTTGATGCGACTCGCAAAACGGCCCGCACCTGAAGTGAAAGCTTTTTCTCATGCGAACTCACGTGAGCACGGAGGATTTGACTCTAGCCCATTGATCGCGATTCATTTTTCGCGATCAAACCAACCGTCGTCACACGATAGGGGCGTTGTGGCACAGGGAACGCGCCACAACGCTGAGAGCAACGAGATCCCGTCCCTCAATTGCGTCCGAGTGCGATGCGGATGGCGACCTCGACCGGCGAGTAGTCGCCCTCGCTTCGCTCCAGCCGGTATGGCTCGGCGAGATGCAGCGGCGGCTGCGCCAGGAAGCGCGGTCGCGTTCCCTGATGCTTCTGCGCGGCATGAACCAGGAAGGGATGGCAGAGATAGACCGTGCCGGCCGCACCGGTCGCAAGGGCAACCGGACAATCGGCCCCCATCTCCTCCAGCATCATGTGCGCTCGCCCCGCATCGCCGGCCGGTGCCAAATAGCGCGCCATCGGCAGATGCGAGCCGACCCGGATCCGCGTCGGCGCATCGTCGTCACCGATGTCGGAGAACAGGAACAGCAGCAGCAACGCCCGCCCGCGCGAGGTGACATTGACGCGCCAGGCCATGTGATCCTGCGCTTCGTTTGGGTTGTCATCCTCGCCGGGAAAGCTGAGATCGACGTGCCAGCCGGCGTCGCCCGGATCGTCCGGATGCGGGAAGCGCACCGGAAAGGTGCCAATGTCGCGCCGCGGCCGCCATCGCCCCTGCCCGACGATCTGGTCGAAGGCCGTATGGAGCAATGCGGTGTTGATGGCATCGCGGAACGGCGGGTCGCCATAATAGGGCAGCCGCACCACGGGCCGGGTCCAACTCGCGGGGTC from Bradyrhizobium sp. CCBAU 53351 includes the following:
- a CDS encoding phytanoyl-CoA dioxygenase family protein, translated to MTAVPRALDDAQIAQFIRDGFVRIDNAFPRELAEAARAIMWRDLPCSEHDPASWTRPVVRLPYYGDPPFRDAINTALLHTAFDQIVGQGRWRPRRDIGTFPVRFPHPDDPGDAGWHVDLSFPGEDDNPNEAQDHMAWRVNVTSRGRALLLLFLFSDIGDDDAPTRIRVGSHLPMARYLAPAGDAGRAHMMLEEMGADCPVALATGAAGTVYLCHPFLVHAAQKHQGTRPRFLAQPPLHLAEPYRLERSEGDYSPVEVAIRIALGRN
- a CDS encoding DUF6468 domain-containing protein, whose protein sequence is MNHSLGMAIETLVAILLMLTIVYCVMLNKRLTRLKADEHSLKAVIGELITATEIAERAIGGLKLAVRDVNENLGSQLAAATQMSDQLHKQLGEADNVVRRLSKIAIAARPVAGPETVVAPAAKPSTAKAVAAAAEAFSERRRSNGLAA
- the flgF gene encoding flagellar basal-body rod protein FlgF, which gives rise to MQNALLIGLSRQMTLERQMDVIANNVANANTNGFKADHSQFEEFLNSNAREDNFIGADRRVSYVQDRGTFRDVGPGPMEMTKNPLDMAISGDAYFAVQVNGGERYTRDGKFSLNSTGQLVTSDGNLVLGTGGPITFQPTDHDINIAPDGTITVLEGTAKTDSIRGKIKMVSFDNPAKLTKLGANLYDTGSATVQPATKSTVEQGYIEKSNVNSVGEMTRMVEVMRSYTAIANLLQQQSDLHKSAIEKLADVPA
- the fliM gene encoding flagellar motor switch protein FliM; the protein is MAGNEQMDQDAIAAQWEASLDSEDPAEAAKAAAENELSETMALQWAAMVEDGSRDLGSGKNSGERVLSQEEIDNLLGFTVGDVTLDDHSGIRAIIDSAMVSYERLPMLEIVFDRLVRLMTTSLRNFTSDNVEVSLDRITSVRFGDYMNSIPLPAVLTVFKAEEWENFGMATVDSNLIYSMIDVLLGGRRGTSQLRIEGRPYTTIETELVKRLVEVVLADAEQAFRPLSPVTFTIDRLETNPRFAAISRPANAAILVRLRIDMEDRGGNIELLLPYATIEPIRGVLLQMFMGEKFGRDPVWEGHFATEIVQAEIAVDAVLYEADIPLKQLMRLKVGDTLPLDMRADANVTVRCGDVTLTEGRMGRVGDRVAIRVTKPLRKPSTTLAMFEKVDEQNKMMEAP
- the flgA gene encoding flagellar basal body P-ring formation chaperone FlgA, coding for MIRATLATISTLLALALPAAAADDFIASPTLRASVTVTSDVVRVGDLIDNAGSAALIPVYRSPDLGTTGALPVAHVLSVLRAKQVIGVMTGDIKEVQVTRLARTLASKDIENAVASALERRFGLGDAANITVTFDRGGAEMRLDASNSGALQPVATRYDARSGRFDIAFEIANDNNPSPTKLRFSGTAIETVEVAVLTRDIDRTDTLKASDVALERRPKAEVTGEPASRDRSVGMQLRRAMRAGTPLRAADVVKPDFVVRDQAVTVIFQAPGLYLTTRGKAIESGAEGDTVSVLNLQSKRTLTGVVTGRGQVTIQGASQSAPMAPAVEQTSSLKRDEAPAPVDTAALLRNLVQAPASPAQIAEAQIPQARVSQAQAK
- a CDS encoding 2-keto-4-pentenoate hydratase; the protein is MDKILAAAKAIALARRNHAPLAALERPPRDEAEGYQVQRALHDLLLAHAGPLVGYKIGCTSQVMQDYIGIPHPCGGGVFQKGVHDSGAKLAASNYVRVGVECEIAVRLKRDLAAGEAPFTAEWVGEAVESYQPAIEIVDDRYVKWETMGAPTLIADDFFAAGCVLGPSVPRSSVPDLKAVKGRAIVNGEEVSQGTGADVLGHPHNALAWLANHLAAEGKGLHAGQLVLTGSLVKTLWLKAGDKVRMELDGLGVVEAEFT
- the flgH gene encoding flagellar basal body L-ring protein FlgH produces the protein MSSFSSAYRLRRIAICALLLTSCALGGCSSIDRLSQIGEQPKLSAIDNPTTQPGYKPVQMPMPKPEVASYNPNSLWRNGSRAFFKDQRARQVGDLLTVTVNITDKANIANETQRSRTNSEDSGITDFIGAKTLGAQAQKVLPGRILTADSSASSDGKGSVNRTEALQTNVAAVVTQVLPNGNLVVEGKQEIRVNYEIRELVVAGIVRPEDIQSDNTIDSTKIAQARIAYGGRGQIMDVQQPRYGQQVMDVLLPF
- the fliL gene encoding flagellar basal body-associated protein FliL, translated to MAENEAEGGAAAEGAEAAPPKNKLKLIIMAVGLLAILGGGAATWFFFFRHGDDEHHAEAAPPPKPPAFVDVPDMMVNLAGAPGERVQYLRLKIVLELKEEKQIEAIKPTMPRVTDIFQTYVRELRPSDLNGSAGIFRLKEELTKRVNAAVAPIQVSAVLFKEVVVQ
- the flgG gene encoding flagellar basal-body rod protein FlgG produces the protein MQALHTAATGMAAQELNVQVISNNIANLRTTGFKKQTAAFQDLIYEHVRRVGAQASDQGTILPVGVDIGGGVKTVGTPRSMTQGTLSQTGNDLDLAISGEGFFKILMPDGSYQYTRDGTFQMDNQGRVVTAQGNPVQPTITIPQNASGLTVNVQGQVSVTLPGSSTSTIQGQLGLTRFINKAGLQPVGNNQFVETPSSGPPQDGTASAEGYGNITQGSLEQANVDVVSEMSDLIAAQRAYEMNAKVISAADQMMQSTTALFR
- a CDS encoding MotE family protein — encoded protein: MKSFRNIRVIPVVLVAVAGLATLKVAGLVINGGYVFDYKPNQTKKSWAQENLNFPTGREEPEIITGSTHGAPKEAPKPAAPETKPEGTVVKVEEGQPQVSASERAILERLQARRQEIEARQREIDIRESLLKSAEKRIEGKVEEMKAVETRISATQAEQKAAEAQRMKGLVTMYEGMKPKDAARVFDRLEMGVLIEIASAIAPRKMSDIMGLMSPEAAEKLTVEMARRANGGGDQSASAAELPKIEGKPTQKPN